In one Candidatus Paceibacterota bacterium genomic region, the following are encoded:
- a CDS encoding vitamin K epoxide reductase family protein gives MPLAIFIIIAVLGFCGFAVSHFIYTEKQKPTPIVCPVGFDCDAVVRSRFGSLMGVRLEVAGMAYYGLIALCYTYFVFLPSANSPTVALLLFLISAGGFLMSFSLSLVQTFIIKQYCTWCLVSAFITTAIFILMFINL, from the coding sequence ATGCCGTTAGCTATTTTCATTATCATCGCAGTTCTAGGTTTCTGTGGCTTCGCCGTTTCCCATTTTATTTACACCGAAAAGCAGAAGCCGACCCCAATCGTCTGTCCGGTCGGTTTCGATTGTGATGCCGTGGTTAGGAGCAGGTTTGGCTCCCTGATGGGTGTCAGACTGGAAGTGGCGGGTATGGCCTATTATGGACTTATCGCTCTATGTTATACCTATTTTGTTTTTCTGCCGTCAGCTAATTCGCCGACAGTCGCTTTACTTTTATTTCTGATTAGCGCGGGAGGATTTTTAATGTCATTTAGCCTGTCTTTGGTCCAAACCTTCATCATCAAACAGTATTGCACTTGGTGTTTGGTGTCGGCTTTCATTACAACCGCGATTTTCATCCTAATGTTTATAAATCTTTAG
- a CDS encoding DUF5652 family protein, whose protein sequence is MPTDPQIFWFLILSIVWVLPWKGYALWMAAKRNDTKWFVAILILNTLAILEIIYIFFVVRRDKNKSEEAES, encoded by the coding sequence ATGCCAACTGATCCACAAATTTTCTGGTTTTTGATTCTGAGTATCGTCTGGGTTTTGCCTTGGAAAGGTTATGCCTTGTGGATGGCGGCCAAGCGAAATGATACCAAATGGTTTGTTGCAATTTTGATTTTAAACACACTCGCAATTTTGGAAATAATTTATATTTTCTTTGTTGTGAGGCGTGATAAAAATAAAAGCGAGGAGGCGGAGTCATAA
- the rpsT gene encoding 30S ribosomal protein S20: MPITSSAKKALRASKRKRVFNLRRQKASDELVKQIRKLVAQKKVSEAKALLPKAYQALDKSAKMKTIKKNTASRKKSRLAKLLKKNS, encoded by the coding sequence ATGCCTATCACATCTTCAGCCAAAAAAGCTCTCCGCGCTTCCAAGAGAAAGCGAGTTTTCAACTTACGACGACAAAAAGCTTCCGATGAGTTGGTAAAGCAGATTCGCAAACTGGTGGCCCAAAAGAAAGTCTCCGAAGCCAAGGCCTTGCTTCCTAAAGCCTATCAAGCTCTGGATAAATCGGCCAAGATGAAGACTATCAAGAAAAATACCGCTTCCAGAAAGAAATCTCGGTTGGCCAAGCTTCTCAAGAAGAACTCTTAG